AGTGGCTCGCAATGTGAGCGGTGAAACCGCGAATAGGGAGGATTTGCAATCGGGTTCAAATCCCCGCCAATAGCGGCCCAGTCACAGGAAAAGCCCGGGTTCGACCGTCACGAACACCACCCCGATCACCACGAGCACCGCACCCAGGACGATCCCACGCGTGACCCGTTCGAGGTCCTTGAGGAAGAAATAGGCGAAGACGGTGGTGAAAAGCGGGGCCGTCGAGGCCAACGACTCCACGATGGCCACTCGCCCGGCCGGAAGCGCGAGCGCCCCGAACATCGAGAGCAGGGCGACGGCGGTGAGGACGCCACTCCCGGCGAAGTAGAGGTAGGAACGGCGTTCTGCCGACCGAAAGCCGGCAGTCCCACTGACCGCGGCATAGCCCAGAAAGACGAGCAGGGCCCCGGCCTCGTTGAGCGCGACGGCCTGCAGCACGTCCGCGCCGTCGGTTCCAAGCCCCAGCCGTCGGAGCACGTTCCCGAAGGCAAAGAGCGTGCCCGAGGCGAGCGGGTAGGCCAGATCCCGGGTCTCCCAGCCGGAGATGTCACCGCCTTTCGAGAGGCTGAGAATCGCCAGGCCCGCGACGAGGACGACGATCCCCACGCCGGTCGCGAGCGAGACAGGTTCGCCGAGCAGTCCGAAAGCGAGGGCCGTCGCGAACAGCGGTCGGGCGCTGACGACGGCGCTGTTGATGCTCGCCCCCACCCGGTCGACACCGACGAAGATGGCCAGCCGACCCAGGGCCGTTCCAGTCATACCGGCGAAGAGAAAGAGCCCCGCCACGGCCAGGTCGAGTCCGGCCAACAGCGCCGGGCCACGGAGCAGGAGCAACGCCAGGACGAAAAGTGTGAGGTCCACGACGACCACCGTCAGCGACGCCTGGAGTGCAGTCCCCGAGAGGGACATTCCGCGCTTGTCGAGCACGGGGGTGAATCCCCAGATGACCGCCGGAACGAACGCGAGGAGATAGACCGTGGCGTCGGGACCGAGAGCCATACCGGCCCTCCGACCGACGGGCCCAAGAAGCCACCCGTTTGCCGACGACTCAGTCCACCCGGGTGACGACGAGCGGCTGGGCTTCGTCCATCGGCACCTCGATCTGGAGGAACGATTCGTTCTCGGTGTCGTAAATCACCATGATGTCCTCGCCGGTGCAGAACATCTGGCAGGTCGCACAGGTGTACTTCTTCCCGGTCTCCAGCCCCGCGGCGATTTCCTGCAGTTCCTCGGCAGTCACGTCCTCGTCGCCGGTGAGCCGGTCGACGACCGATTCGAGTCTGGCCTGTGTGTCTTGTTCCATGGTAACACTCGTATAGTAATTGGTTCTCTCACATGAAAACACTGATGCCACAATACGCGGGGAACGCGACGAACGGCTTTTCGTGCCGGGGGCAAAATCACCACTATGTCGCAGTTGGGGATCGTCGATCTGTTCACGCTCGGTGGGACGCTTCTGTTCGCGCTCCCGATCGGCGTGTTCGGGCTTTCGCTTCTCGCCCGCGGGGAGTTGCTGTTGGGGCTCTTCGGAACGGGGGTGGCGGCTGGCCTCGTGGTGGTCGAGCGACTGCTTTGGACCCCGGAGGACCTACCCGGCGAGTTCCTCCAATCGCTCGCCGATCGGATTGTCGAACGGCCGCCCGAGGATCGATAGAAAAAGCGGCCCAATTTGGGCCGAAGACCGCTTTCGGCGGTCAGTCGTCTTAGTCGGAGCGACGCAGGACCAGCAGGGCTGCACCGAGCAGCGCGACCAGTGCCAGGCCCATGGTGAATCCGGGCGTCTCCGTGGTGGTCGTCTCGGGACCCACGGTCGTCTCGACTGCTGTCGTCGTCACGGTCCCCTGTTCGAGGACAACGACCTGCCTGCTCGTCGTGTTGGTCTTGCCAGCGTCGTTCTCGACGGTGAGTTCGACAGTGAACTCACCGGCCGATTCAAAGGTGTGCGAGAGCGTTTCTGCACCCTCGACGGCCTCGCCGTCGACAGTCCAGTCGTAGCTGACGATTTCCGAGTCATCGTCCATCGACTCGCTCGCGTCGAAGACGATCTCCTCACCCACTTCGACCTCGGCGGGAGCATCGAGCGCGGCGGTCGGTGCATCGATGGCCGTCACGGCGAAGTACGAGAAGCCGGGCGTCTCGGCTTCGAGGCGGACGGCCGAGTCGGTCGCTTCGAGAACCTCAGTCTCGAGTGTCTGCCACTCGCCAGCCTCGTCGTTGTAGCGCGTGACAGTCAGTTCCTCGGGTTCGGCGTCGATCGACTCGATGCGATCGAGCGGGAC
This region of Halodesulfurarchaeum sp. HSR-GB genomic DNA includes:
- a CDS encoding DMT family transporter, whose product is MALGPDATVYLLAFVPAVIWGFTPVLDKRGMSLSGTALQASLTVVVVDLTLFVLALLLLRGPALLAGLDLAVAGLFLFAGMTGTALGRLAIFVGVDRVGASINSAVVSARPLFATALAFGLLGEPVSLATGVGIVVLVAGLAILSLSKGGDISGWETRDLAYPLASGTLFAFGNVLRRLGLGTDGADVLQAVALNEAGALLVFLGYAAVSGTAGFRSAERRSYLYFAGSGVLTAVALLSMFGALALPAGRVAIVESLASTAPLFTTVFAYFFLKDLERVTRGIVLGAVLVVIGVVFVTVEPGLFL
- a CDS encoding PKD domain-containing protein → MTFPAGAFEEDEDPDTGDDGTDDDDTDDPDTGDDDADDEDEDDDTDEQPTTEEPTEPEPEVADSPDAIEELVPETVELPSDVEPTRAEVNEISPGSDGAGATVTFSEESTAQSITMSESVSGSATVVELESEPESTGDAPGQSVAVTQIEVPEAAADSSATIENSVPLDRIESIDAEPEELTVTRYNDEAGEWQTLETEVLEATDSAVRLEAETPGFSYFAVTAIDAPTAALDAPAEVEVGEEIVFDASESMDDDSEIVSYDWTVDGEAVEGAETLSHTFESAGEFTVELTVENDAGKTNTTSRQVVVLEQGTVTTTAVETTVGPETTTTETPGFTMGLALVALLGAALLVLRRSD